The sequence CGTACGCCCCGTCGCGGGCCGGGCGGTCGATGGTCGCGACGCGTTCGACCGAAAGATCAGCGTCCTCCAGACACCCCCGCCAGTAGGCTTCGTGATCGTCGACGCCGTCGGGCGTGATGGGGAGTTCCAGCAGGCCGACCGTCCCGTCGTCGGCGCACACCCGCCGGAGTTCCGCGAACGCCGCGTCCCGCCCGTCGACGGGGATGTCGTGGGTCACCCGGCAGGCGGTCACCACGTCGAAGGCGCCGTCGTCGAACGGCAGGCGCGTGGCGTCGCCCGCGACGGGCGACACGTCGATGCCGGCCCGCGCCCCGTTCTGTCGAGCCAGTTTCGGTCCGTTGCCCAGGATGATCCGGTCGTCGAACACGTCGAGGCCGACGACGTGGGCGGCCGCCGAAACGTGCGGCGCGAGGCCGACCAGCGACCGACCGGAGCCACAGCCGACATCGAGCAGCCGGTCGGCGTCGCCGAGGGGGAGTATCGACGCGAGCGCGTCGTATTTCGGCCGGTCGAGCGCCCAGGGCGGCGGCGAGAGGAGACGACGGGCGGCGTCGCCACCGCGGTACAGCGCCCCACCGCCGACGGCGACGGCGGCGAGACGACGCAGACGGCTCCCGCGGCGGAACGTCACCGCGGCGACGACGAGCAGCAGCGCCGACAGCCCGATCCGGGCGAGTCGTTCGCGCCAGTGGTAGACGCCGAAGAAGTACGGTCGTCGCATTGGGGTGACGTGGTCGCGGTGACGATATACATCCACCGGCTTTTTCGTTCCATCCACGACGCCTACGTCGTCGCCGACGAGGTGTATCTCGGCCTCACCTACGCCGACCCATCGAGGTATCGCCGCGCTGACCGGGCCCAAAAGCCAGCCACGGAGAGGTACGACGCCTTCCCGATCTGAACCTGCCGGGGGAGCCTCGACGTGGCGACACGCCTCCCTCGGGGGTACGGCGTCGTCCTCGCGCCGGACGATGGGGTCGGTACGGCTGGCGCTGGCTCTCCCCGTCTGAGTTTCGCCAATAGCATGGACCCGAAGCCGGATTCGACCGTATCGAGGTGGCGCTCGGCGACGCCTGAGACGGATCGTTGTGAGTCAGTTCCGGTGGTCGGCGACGACTGTCTGCTCACACCAACTCCCCGCCGCGGATCGCCCGCTCCGCGTCCGCCAGCGCCGTCTCGGGATCGAACTCCGCGACGATCCGCTCCAGGTCGGTCCGCGGCGCGTCCGCGAGGTCGCGGGCGTGGACCGTGATCGCCGGAACCGCGCGCAGGATGTTGTCTACGATCGGCACGTCGGCCACCTGCGCCGACCGAGAGAGCGGGTTGAGGTCGATGACGAGTTCGATCTTCCCCAAGTCGGCGAGCGCTGCCGCCCGGTCGCCGTCTTCCAGCGGAACGAGTACCACGTCGGCGTCGGCGATGCCGTCGGCGTCGACTTTCGCCCGTTCGTGGTTCAGGTTCGGAATGCGGGCGTTCGCCTCCCGTCCCTTCACCTCGCCCGCGCCGTGAGCGCGGAGGTGATCGACGATCGCCTGGATGCGCTCGTCGGTCCGATTGAACAGGTTCACCTCCAGATCCGCACCGACGACACCGGCGAGTTCGACCAGTTCCGCCGGGACGAGCGCCGCGGCGTTCCCGTTCACCGAGATGACGGGACGCTCGGCGAGCAAGAGATGTGCGGCGGCGGCGCGGGCGGCGGCGTCCGCCGACGGGAGCGTGCGCTCGCCGAGCAGATAGTCGAACGCTTCGCCGCGCCCCTGGGCGATGAGCCCCTGTTGACTGGTGATCCCCTTCTCGACGCCAGCCTCGATTCGGTGGCGCGTCACCAGCGAGTCGTGACGCGGGTGGTCGTCCGGAATCTCGACCTCGGCCATGGCCGACGTACGCCACAGCGGGTCAAAACACCCGCGATTAGGACTCGTCGACGCCGGTCACGAGATGGGCGCCGGCGTCGCAGATCCGGCAGGATGTGGCGTCGAATCCGGCAGCCGAGAGGCCCTCGTCCAGCGCGAACGCCGTCTCGCCGAGCATCACCATCGACGCCGCGCCCCCCGCGTCGGCGACGGCGTCGAGGACATCCGAGAGTCGGTCGGTCAGCAGCCCCGTCTCCCCGGCGAACGCGCGCGACGCCGCGACCAGTTCCGGGAGCGTCGGCCGGTCGACGAGCTGCGAGAGCGCCGTCTCGCCGGCGCGGACGATCGGGTCGATATCGCCCGCGAGCACGTCGGCCGTCGAGAGGTCACCGAACGTGAGGTATTCGACGGAGGCACGGTCCGGAACGCCGTCGAGACGGCCGTGCGCCGGCGCGCCGGGATCGAGCCGGATCGGCACGCCGCCCCGAGCCTGGGCCACCACGTCGCCGAGGCCGGTCCCCGCCCGAACCTCGGCGCGGTGAGCGAGCGTCACCAGTTCGTTTTCGGTGCGCCCGCAGCCGAAGCAGTCGTTGGCGGCGAGCGCCGTCCCGAGCGCCATCGCCCCCGAGACGCCGAACCCCGTCCCGAGCGGCAGGTCGGAGTCGGCGACGACGCGCACCCCCTCGACGCTCAGCGCGTCGAGCACCGTCTCCACGGGTGGCATCGACAGCGGATCGCCGTCGAGCGTGACCCGTCGGTCGGCGTCAGCCTCGGCCGGCCGGACCGTCACCCGGACGCCGTCCGAGAGCGTCAGGCCCGCCCCGCGTGAACCGGCCCGGACGGGGTCGTCGTCCGGATAGGGGCTGAAAAAGCCGGTGACGTGGCCCGGGACGAACGCCGTCGACGCGCGGTCGCCACGCGACTGCTCGCTCATGTGCAAGACGACGAACGGGGAGTCGTTAAGCCCTGTCGGAACGACCCCGGCGACCGACGCACTCCGCCGCCAGTATTCATAAACCATCCCGCCACCCAGTTAGTGTATGTCAGTCGACCGCCCCGGATTCTCCACTCTCGACCTGCCCGGCAACACGTACACCGTCAAGCAGTCGCTCGTCCGCAACAAGTACGCGGCGTACGACGAGAACGGCGAACTCGTCTGCCGCGCCAAACAGAAACTGCTCAAGATGAAAGAGGAGTTCCCCTTCGTCGACGCCGACGGCGACCCCGTGTTCACCGTCAAGGCGGGCGGGATCCTCGATATCGCGGGGAACTACGCCATCATCGACGCCGAAACTGGCGAGCGGATGGCCATCCTCGACAACGACTTCTCTCTCTTCCGGGACACCTGGACGATCCGGGACGGGAAAACGGAGGAACCGGTCGCGAAGATCAGTTCCCGCGGCACGCTCGTGACCCTCGCGCGGAACCTCCTCCCCTTCGGTGAACTCATCCCGCACAAATACGAAATCACCGACCATCGGGGAACCCACGTCGGGGCCATCGACGGCCAGTTCTCGCTCCGAGATCAGTACCGCATCGTCATCGACGACGCCGAAACCGTCCCCAAAGACGCCGTCGTCGCGTCCGCGATGGTCATCGACGCGATCCAGGGGAACTAGCGGGGCGTCTCACGGCGACAGCCGCTGTCGGTCGCGTGGGAACACGGTCGTTCCGCTTCGCTTCACTCCCTGCGTCCACGCTCCCGGGGCGCCTTCGTCCTACGGACTCAGTCGCTGTCGGTCGCGTGGGAACACGGTCGTTCCGCTTCGCTTCACTCCCTGCGTCCACGCTCCCGGGGCGCCTTCGTCCTACGGACTCAGTCGCTGTCGGTCGCGTGGGAACACGGTCGTTCCGCTTCGCTTCACTCCCTGCGTCCACGCTCCCGGGGCGCCTTCGTCCTACGGACTCAGTCGCTGTCGGTCGCGTGGGAACACGGTCGTTCCGCTTCGCTTCACTCCCTGCGTCCACGCTCCCGGGGCGCCTTCGTCCTACGGACTCAGTCGCTGTCGGTCGCGTGGGAACACGGTCGTTCCGCTTCGCTTCACTCCCTGCGTCCACGCTCCCGGGGCGCCTTCGTCCTACGGACTCAGTCGCTGTCGGTCGCGTGGGAACACGGTCGTTCCGCTTCGCTTCACTCCCTGCGTCCACGCTCCCGGGGCGCCTTCGTCCTACGGACTCAGTCGCTGTCGGTCGCGTGGGAACACGGTCGTTCCGCTTCGCTTCACTCCCTGCGTCCACGCTCCCGGGTGCCTTCGTCCTACGGACTCAGTCGCTGTCGGTCGCGTGGGAACAACACAGCCTCGCGGATATTGCCCAAGTCGAGCATCGTCATGACGAGACGCTCGACACCGTAGGCCCACCCGGCGTGGGGCGGCATCCCGTATTTGAACATCCGGGTGTAGTAGTCGAACTGCTCGGGGTCGAGCCCCTGCTGTTGGAACCCGGCTACGAGTTCGTCGTAGCGGTGTTCGCGCTGCCCGCCCGAGACGAGTTCCATCCGCGGATGCATCAGGTCGAAGCCCTTCGAGAGCTGCGGGTCGTCCTCGTAGTCCTGAATGTAGAACGGCTTGATCTCCGAGGGCCAGTCGGTGATGAAGTAGTGGCCGCCCACGTCGTCGCCGAGCGCCTTCTCCGCCTCGGTCGGCAGGTCGTCGCCCCAGACGAGTTGCGTGTCGAGTTCGCCCGTGGCGTTGATGCGCTCGATGGCCTCCTCGTAGGTGAGGCGGGGGAACTCCTCCTCGGGCACGCCGAAGTCGTCGTAGCCGAGGAGTTCGAGTTCCTCTTGGCAGTTCTCGGCGACGCCCTCGTAGGCCGCGCGGAGCGTCCCTTCACAGACGTCCATCGCCTCGTGGTGGTCGACGAATGCCGACTCGAAGTCGATCATCGTCGCCTCGTTGAGGTGCCGGGGCGTGTTGTGCTCCTCGGCGCGGAAGATGGGGCCGATTTCGAACACCCGCTCCAGACCGGAGCCGACCATCAGCTGTTTGAACAGCTGTGGCGACTGGTTCATGAAGGCCTCTTCGCCGAAGTAGGTGATCGGGAAGAGCTCCGTGCCGCCCTCCGTCCCCGTGGCGACGATTTTCGGCGTGTTGATCTCCGTCGACCCGACCGAGCGGAAGTAGTCCCGCACCGAGCGCAGGATTTCGCTCCGGATCTCGAAGATGGCCTTCACCTCGGGCTTGCGGAGATCCAGCGTGCGGTTGTCGAGACGGGTGGGCAGTTCGGCGTCGACTTTCCCGGAGGGGTCGAGAGGGAGTTCGGGGTCGGCCTCCGCCAGCACGTCGACGGACTCGGGGACGAGTTCCAGCCCCGTCGGCGCGCGGGGTTCCTCTTCGACGGCGCCGGTGACGGCGACGACGCTCTCGCGGTGGACGCCGAGCCCCGTCTCCACGAGGTCGTCGTCCATCTCGTCTTTCTCGAATTTGACCTGCAGTTTGCCGGTCTTGTCCCGGAGGATCAGGAAGGCGATGCCGCCGAGGTCCCGGATTTCGTGGACCCAGCCGGCGACCGTAGCCGTTTCGCCGGCGGCGACGTCGGCCGCGTGAGTTCGGTTCTGCATACCCCTTCGTATCGCGCGCCGCGTCTTAAACGCGGTCGTTTTCGGTCGTCGTACTGTCGACCGTCAGTCAACGCGATACTCGTCGATGACATCCGCGTCGAGGCGAACGCCGAGTCCGGGTTCCTCGGGCACGGCCATCCGACCGTCGTCGAGCGTCGGCGGCGTCTCGAACAGCGACTCGTACACCGGGAAGTCGGTGGGGTCGAACTCCAACCACTCGCAGGCCGGCGACGCCGCGATGACGTGCATCGTCGCCGCGAGACCGACACCCGTGGTGAAACAGTGGGGGCTGACGACCGTCCCGAACGCCTCCCCTAGCGCACAGATTTTCTTCGCCTCGGTGATGCCGCCACAGCGCATCGCGTCGGGCATCGCGTAGTCGACGGCGCCCGCCTCGAACAGGTCGCGAAAGCCCCACTTCGTGTACTCGTTCTCGCCGGCGGCGATGGGTACGTCAAGTCGCTCGCGCAGCTCGGCCAGCCCCTCGACATCGTACGGCGAGAGCGGTTCCTCGTACCAGTACACGTCGTAGTCGTCGAGCATCCGTCCGACGCGGCGAGCGTCCGGACGGTCGTAGCCACAGTTCACGTCGACCATGAGTTCGGCGTCACCGATGGCGTCCCGCATCGCGGCGACGCGCTCCTCGTCGGCGTCGAGGCCACGGCCCAGATGCGTTTTGACGCCCGCGAATCCGCGGTCGACGTACGACGCCGCGCGCTCCGCCATCGTCGCGGGGTCCTGCCAGAACAGATCGCTCGCGTACGGCTTGATGTCGCCACCGACGGGCCCGCCGAGCAGTCGCGAGACCGGAACGCCGTGGTGCTTGCCCGCGATGTCCCAGAGCGCGATATCGACCCCACTGGCCGCGGAGATCCCTTGCCCGGCCCGGTCCTTGTAGAGGTCCTCCGTCACCATCGCCTGCCAGTGACGCTCGATGTCGAGGGGGTCCTCCCCGATCAGACGCGGCGCGTACTTCTCCTCGACGATGCGTTCGACGATGTACGGCTCGGGCCCCACGCCCTCACCGATGCCCGTGATCCCCGCGTCGGTTTCGACGACGACGAAGGCTGCCCCGCGGGTGTCGAACTCGCGGCCCCGTGAGATGCCGAGCGGTCGCTCCAGCGGAACCTCGATGCTGACCGTCCGCACGTCGGTGATTTCCATACCCCCGTTTGGAGCGGGTGGTGAGTAAAAACCGGTGACGGACAGGGGCCTTACGACTCCCCGTGGGCGTCTTTGACGCCCTCGACCGTCTCGCGAACCGCGTCACAGCCCTCGTCGTGAAGCAGGTCGCCGACGACGACGACGTCGGCGTGTTGGCCCATCTCGTGGGCGGTGTCGTAGTCGCCGATGCCGCCGCCGTAGAAGAGGGTCGCCTCGTCGAGCACGTCGCTTGCGGCCTGCACCGTTTCGGGGTCGCCGAGCATGCCCGAGTATTCG comes from Haloplanus sp. XH21 and encodes:
- a CDS encoding class I SAM-dependent methyltransferase, with the protein product MRRPYFFGVYHWRERLARIGLSALLLVVAAVTFRRGSRLRRLAAVAVGGGALYRGGDAARRLLSPPPWALDRPKYDALASILPLGDADRLLDVGCGSGRSLVGLAPHVSAAAHVVGLDVFDDRIILGNGPKLARQNGARAGIDVSPVAGDATRLPFDDGAFDVVTACRVTHDIPVDGRDAAFAELRRVCADDGTVGLLELPITPDGVDDHEAYWRGCLEDADLSVERVATIDRPARDGAYVAIAATPA
- a CDS encoding 4-phosphopantoate--beta-alanine ligase; this translates as MAEVEIPDDHPRHDSLVTRHRIEAGVEKGITSQQGLIAQGRGEAFDYLLGERTLPSADAAARAAAAHLLLAERPVISVNGNAAALVPAELVELAGVVGADLEVNLFNRTDERIQAIVDHLRAHGAGEVKGREANARIPNLNHERAKVDADGIADADVVLVPLEDGDRAAALADLGKIELVIDLNPLSRSAQVADVPIVDNILRAVPAITVHARDLADAPRTDLERIVAEFDPETALADAERAIRGGELV
- a CDS encoding pantoate kinase; translated protein: MSEQSRGDRASTAFVPGHVTGFFSPYPDDDPVRAGSRGAGLTLSDGVRVTVRPAEADADRRVTLDGDPLSMPPVETVLDALSVEGVRVVADSDLPLGTGFGVSGAMALGTALAANDCFGCGRTENELVTLAHRAEVRAGTGLGDVVAQARGGVPIRLDPGAPAHGRLDGVPDRASVEYLTFGDLSTADVLAGDIDPIVRAGETALSQLVDRPTLPELVAASRAFAGETGLLTDRLSDVLDAVADAGGAASMVMLGETAFALDEGLSAAGFDATSCRICDAGAHLVTGVDES
- a CDS encoding LURP-one-related/scramblase family protein; this translates as MSVDRPGFSTLDLPGNTYTVKQSLVRNKYAAYDENGELVCRAKQKLLKMKEEFPFVDADGDPVFTVKAGGILDIAGNYAIIDAETGERMAILDNDFSLFRDTWTIRDGKTEEPVAKISSRGTLVTLARNLLPFGELIPHKYEITDHRGTHVGAIDGQFSLRDQYRIVIDDAETVPKDAVVASAMVIDAIQGN
- the aspS gene encoding aspartate--tRNA(Asn) ligase yields the protein MQNRTHAADVAAGETATVAGWVHEIRDLGGIAFLILRDKTGKLQVKFEKDEMDDDLVETGLGVHRESVVAVTGAVEEEPRAPTGLELVPESVDVLAEADPELPLDPSGKVDAELPTRLDNRTLDLRKPEVKAIFEIRSEILRSVRDYFRSVGSTEINTPKIVATGTEGGTELFPITYFGEEAFMNQSPQLFKQLMVGSGLERVFEIGPIFRAEEHNTPRHLNEATMIDFESAFVDHHEAMDVCEGTLRAAYEGVAENCQEELELLGYDDFGVPEEEFPRLTYEEAIERINATGELDTQLVWGDDLPTEAEKALGDDVGGHYFITDWPSEIKPFYIQDYEDDPQLSKGFDLMHPRMELVSGGQREHRYDELVAGFQQQGLDPEQFDYYTRMFKYGMPPHAGWAYGVERLVMTMLDLGNIREAVLFPRDRQRLSP
- a CDS encoding mandelate racemase/muconate lactonizing enzyme family protein; translation: MEITDVRTVSIEVPLERPLGISRGREFDTRGAAFVVVETDAGITGIGEGVGPEPYIVERIVEEKYAPRLIGEDPLDIERHWQAMVTEDLYKDRAGQGISAASGVDIALWDIAGKHHGVPVSRLLGGPVGGDIKPYASDLFWQDPATMAERAASYVDRGFAGVKTHLGRGLDADEERVAAMRDAIGDAELMVDVNCGYDRPDARRVGRMLDDYDVYWYEEPLSPYDVEGLAELRERLDVPIAAGENEYTKWGFRDLFEAGAVDYAMPDAMRCGGITEAKKICALGEAFGTVVSPHCFTTGVGLAATMHVIAASPACEWLEFDPTDFPVYESLFETPPTLDDGRMAVPEEPGLGVRLDADVIDEYRVD